A DNA window from Ignavibacteriales bacterium contains the following coding sequences:
- a CDS encoding T9SS type A sorting domain-containing protein: MKYINFVFLLLICISANGYSSGNSNQNRLSAIRSPNQVTSSLWVTAYLPSWELNMGAGTTGNYGNLPVTNIDWSAFTHVIMFACGPTSNGTLSFGNLLPSRRKPFNDIAHANGTPVLLAVGGAGGEVWGDACNPGTIDIFLKNVLNELDINQYDGIDLDIEPFRNTGTVNDTTRVGPFIRRLYDSLQVRRQYADPAKKPILTTAILSGWAGEWWAKHEWMFDQINIMTYDMAQSMGWGVDRTWHNNAVFSPPPPTGTNLYYTSIQSRWIDQLYKRGGKNKSKYGVGIDFNGSLYKGGVTIANPNEGVSEPMQRWQTAPAFSWDYDFDLMYKTYLDTATSAVKRYDAVHEAAYLKIVVPPQYASDPTQPWLDETYLSYTDSRQINRIVQFAHDSSAGGIIIWNIGEGYLPSQYLERDRMLQAVKNAVFKIAPPPPKFQPRIRGEIFFDRESNGVKNSSDPLMPGWKVSLSGPAGVQTVLTDSSGKYEFDSLQMGEYTITLEVKNLWSPTFPLPAGQITYTTQLLNDTSVSVCDFGLYSSNVRSVQYGSGWSAVSLPLNVPDLRTGSVFPLASSTAFSYLSSYIPEDLLQFGTGYLVKFRSKHTLWTAGYNIDDIVIPVNEGWNIIGSISTPIPLSSVGTSPGGILTSPIYSFDNAGYDFTDSIIPGKGYWIRASQPGEIHLSKSANQSFSKFNDIKSFTDVMHSITFESASLESRKVYFSNNALENNIEDKTYYELPSIEGMGDFFDVRFSVEGSLNGGLVGFFSDGATAEEKLQISLTAVRYPLILRYKIENDTRYRYEIETQDKTVYPVEDYTEIQINKPIKQPALSSELIWLKRKQISSTDQQPKTFSLNQNYPNPFNNGTVIKFDLPNDGNVTLDVYNILGEKVAVLASGYFASGDHARKFEGDNLPSGLYLYKISYRDKSNSYYTETKRMLLLK, encoded by the coding sequence ATGAAATATATCAATTTCGTTTTCCTCTTACTGATCTGTATATCCGCGAACGGCTACTCTTCCGGTAACAGCAATCAGAATAGGTTATCAGCAATTCGCTCACCGAATCAGGTAACATCCTCATTATGGGTAACCGCATATTTACCATCGTGGGAATTGAATATGGGTGCGGGAACCACTGGCAATTACGGAAATCTACCTGTAACAAATATAGACTGGTCGGCATTTACCCACGTCATAATGTTCGCCTGCGGTCCAACTTCGAACGGAACTCTATCTTTTGGGAATTTACTTCCCTCCCGACGTAAACCATTCAACGATATTGCACATGCAAACGGAACACCTGTATTGCTCGCTGTCGGTGGAGCCGGAGGAGAAGTCTGGGGTGATGCATGCAATCCCGGAACGATAGATATTTTTCTAAAAAATGTTCTTAACGAATTAGACATAAATCAGTACGATGGTATTGATTTAGACATTGAACCTTTCAGAAATACCGGCACCGTGAACGATACAACCAGGGTTGGTCCGTTCATTCGCAGATTATACGACTCATTACAAGTAAGAAGACAATACGCAGACCCAGCAAAAAAACCGATTCTCACTACCGCAATACTTTCAGGGTGGGCGGGTGAATGGTGGGCAAAACACGAATGGATGTTCGATCAAATTAATATCATGACATATGATATGGCACAATCTATGGGATGGGGAGTTGATAGAACCTGGCATAATAACGCGGTCTTCTCTCCACCGCCGCCGACCGGAACAAATTTATATTACACTTCAATTCAATCGCGATGGATTGATCAGTTGTATAAAAGAGGTGGAAAGAATAAGAGTAAATATGGAGTTGGAATTGATTTTAATGGATCGTTATACAAAGGCGGTGTAACAATCGCGAATCCGAATGAAGGAGTATCTGAGCCGATGCAAAGATGGCAAACCGCTCCGGCATTCTCCTGGGATTATGATTTTGATCTTATGTATAAAACATATCTTGATACTGCAACATCCGCAGTGAAAAGATACGATGCGGTCCATGAAGCAGCATATTTAAAAATTGTAGTCCCACCCCAATATGCAAGCGATCCAACTCAACCATGGTTGGATGAAACATATTTATCTTATACCGATTCCAGACAGATAAATCGGATTGTTCAATTTGCGCACGATTCGAGTGCGGGCGGTATAATTATATGGAATATCGGAGAAGGGTATCTGCCAAGTCAATATCTTGAACGTGACCGGATGCTTCAAGCAGTAAAAAATGCCGTATTTAAGATAGCACCTCCACCGCCTAAATTTCAACCACGTATCAGAGGAGAAATATTTTTCGATAGAGAATCCAACGGTGTGAAGAACAGCTCTGATCCTTTAATGCCCGGATGGAAAGTTAGTTTGTCTGGTCCGGCAGGAGTGCAAACTGTTTTAACCGATTCATCCGGGAAATACGAATTCGATTCTTTGCAAATGGGAGAATATACAATCACTCTTGAAGTAAAGAATTTGTGGAGCCCGACTTTTCCGCTTCCTGCCGGTCAAATCACATATACCACTCAATTGCTTAATGATACATCTGTTTCGGTTTGTGATTTCGGTTTATATTCATCAAATGTAAGAAGTGTCCAGTACGGTTCAGGTTGGAGTGCAGTATCACTACCGCTTAATGTTCCTGATCTACGAACAGGGAGTGTATTTCCTCTTGCATCAAGTACTGCTTTTTCGTATTTGAGTTCGTATATCCCCGAAGATTTGTTACAGTTCGGAACCGGTTATCTGGTAAAATTTCGTTCAAAACACACACTCTGGACAGCAGGGTATAATATCGATGATATCGTGATTCCTGTGAACGAAGGTTGGAACATTATTGGTTCCATTTCAACCCCTATTCCGTTGAGTTCTGTAGGAACCTCTCCGGGTGGAATACTAACTTCTCCGATATATTCATTTGATAATGCTGGTTATGATTTTACCGATTCGATTATCCCGGGAAAAGGATACTGGATCAGAGCATCTCAACCGGGCGAAATTCATTTATCTAAGTCCGCGAATCAATCTTTCAGTAAATTCAATGATATCAAATCATTCACCGATGTGATGCACTCGATCACGTTTGAATCGGCATCGTTAGAATCGAGAAAAGTATATTTTTCAAATAATGCTCTTGAAAATAATATCGAGGATAAAACATATTACGAACTTCCATCGATAGAAGGTATGGGAGATTTTTTCGATGTTCGTTTTTCTGTTGAAGGAAGTTTGAACGGAGGATTAGTCGGTTTTTTTAGTGATGGGGCTACCGCGGAAGAGAAATTACAGATCAGTCTCACGGCAGTTCGGTATCCCCTTATTTTGAGATATAAAATCGAAAATGATACGAGATACAGATATGAAATTGAAACACAAGACAAAACGGTATACCCGGTGGAAGACTATACTGAAATTCAGATCAACAAACCGATAAAGCAACCTGCTCTGTCGTCTGAATTGATATGGTTGAAACGCAAACAAATTAGTTCAACCGATCAACAGCCAAAAACTTTCTCGCTGAATCAGAATTATCCGAATCCGTTCAACAACGGAACAGTTATAAAATTCGATCTTCCAAACGATGGTAATGTAACATTGGACGTCTATAATATATTAGGTGAAAAAGTTGCGGTTCTCGCGAGCGGTTATTTCGCCTCAGGGGATCATGCAAGAAAATTCGAGGGCGATAATCTTCCAAGTGGTTTATATCTGTACAAAATATCGTACCGAGATAAGTCTAATTCTTACTACACCGAAACGAAGCGGATGCTTCTGCTAAAATAA
- a CDS encoding sigma-54-dependent Fis family transcriptional regulator, with protein MEPILLITLENESCAELQAKLNSTDILVHSTSSYNEALSQLNSCSYSSCIIRYNQNFEAALSISDFILKQKLNIKILVSTINGSISDAVRLMKAGATDYIIGDLTDPRLIESVVKLTSSKESFLFADGSEEQQIILSDNNINLIGKSAAISEIRSAIRLVAKSETTVLISGESGTGKEVVANLIHRHSKRAEKQFHALNCATLPKDVIENELFGHEKGAFTGALQKKAGCFEMANGGTLLLDEIAEMSLETQAKLLRVIETQKFRRLGGKEEINVDVRMVAATNKNISEAIKSKELREDLYYRLSVIEIYIPPLRERKEDVPLLVDYFLKIFAAKYDKPTQRFSEDAIELMMLYHWPGNIRELRNIVERAIVICNHQIINTHYLPQRLLLQPTLQTSISIPIGCTAHEAERILFLQTLVSTGNNKAKAAKILGISRKTLHNKLSSYQLE; from the coding sequence ATGGAACCGATTTTATTGATAACGCTTGAAAATGAATCTTGCGCCGAACTGCAGGCTAAATTGAACAGCACAGATATACTTGTTCATTCCACTTCATCCTATAACGAAGCTTTATCTCAACTAAATTCTTGCAGTTACTCATCCTGTATTATTCGATACAATCAAAACTTTGAGGCGGCGTTATCGATTTCTGATTTCATCTTAAAACAAAAATTAAATATTAAAATATTAGTAAGTACAATAAACGGCTCAATATCAGATGCCGTCCGATTGATGAAAGCAGGAGCAACAGATTATATAATCGGAGATTTAACCGATCCCAGGTTAATTGAATCGGTGGTAAAACTGACATCATCTAAAGAATCTTTTCTTTTCGCTGATGGTTCAGAGGAACAGCAAATAATCCTGTCGGATAATAATATTAATTTGATCGGAAAAAGCGCTGCAATTTCAGAAATTCGATCGGCAATCCGGCTTGTGGCAAAATCTGAAACGACAGTGCTCATCAGCGGAGAAAGCGGCACCGGTAAAGAGGTTGTTGCCAACCTTATTCACCGGCACAGCAAGCGAGCTGAGAAACAATTTCATGCTCTTAATTGCGCGACGCTTCCAAAAGATGTTATTGAGAACGAGTTATTCGGACACGAGAAAGGCGCTTTCACAGGTGCTTTACAAAAAAAAGCAGGTTGTTTTGAAATGGCGAACGGAGGTACACTCCTTTTAGATGAAATCGCCGAGATGAGTCTTGAAACACAGGCGAAGCTGTTACGTGTAATAGAAACTCAAAAATTCAGACGGCTGGGCGGTAAAGAAGAAATTAATGTTGATGTTAGAATGGTTGCCGCAACAAATAAAAATATCAGCGAAGCTATAAAATCAAAAGAACTTCGTGAAGATTTATATTACCGTTTAAGTGTCATTGAAATATACATCCCTCCTCTTAGAGAACGAAAAGAAGATGTTCCTTTGCTCGTCGATTATTTTTTAAAAATATTTGCAGCTAAATACGATAAACCGACTCAACGTTTTTCTGAAGACGCTATTGAACTGATGATGCTTTACCATTGGCCCGGTAATATACGCGAGCTCAGGAATATAGTAGAGCGAGCAATTGTAATTTGCAACCACCAGATTATTAACACTCATTATTTACCGCAAAGATTACTTCTACAGCCGACACTTCAGACAAGCATCAGTATACCGATCGGTTGCACGGCGCATGAAGCGGAACGGATACTGTTTCTTCAAACTCTCGTTTCCACAGGTAACAATAAAGCTAAAGCGGCAAAAATTCTTGGCATCAGCCGTAAAACTTTACACAACAAGTTATCGAGTTATCAGTTGGAATAA
- a CDS encoding type II/IV secretion system protein, with protein sequence MIDDFKNIPSKVNLEQFDISSFAKDKIRDLFRTGKVPTAEVMVDEILLRAVKSEATDIHFEPTDTELRIRYGFEGVLKRLVSLPREISDNLANVLKTKGALNAFEKKKPQDGRFSLNVGLNQFDIRISTIPVMFGERIALRILAKNARVTSLDELGFRDENLIKVRNLLRRPNGLFIVTGPTGSGKTTTTYAAVNDIQSVEKNIFTVENPVEYKLDFASQVSTSSDKTFTYVDALRAILRQNPNIIMLGEIREAETGIVAAEAALTGNLVLSTILSDSAIGAIFRLISIGVPPYWLASTLIGAVYQQLIRKICPACKEEYQPTSANDLSFVNMHAAGAKFYHGKGCEKCDNSGYYGRSAIQEVLVLNDQMRDLIYQHASILKIKESARTSGFESVFQDGIHKVKAGITTISEFYRALG encoded by the coding sequence ATGATTGATGATTTCAAAAACATACCGAGCAAAGTAAACTTAGAACAATTCGATATAAGTTCCTTTGCTAAAGATAAAATTCGAGATCTTTTCCGAACCGGGAAGGTCCCGACAGCCGAAGTTATGGTTGATGAAATTCTTCTTCGCGCGGTAAAAAGTGAAGCAACCGATATTCATTTTGAACCAACTGATACAGAACTTAGAATCCGTTACGGTTTTGAAGGTGTTCTAAAAAGATTAGTCTCTTTACCACGTGAGATTTCCGATAATCTGGCAAATGTTCTGAAAACAAAAGGCGCGTTAAACGCGTTTGAAAAGAAAAAACCTCAAGACGGCCGATTCTCACTCAATGTTGGTCTCAACCAATTCGATATTCGAATAAGTACGATACCGGTTATGTTTGGGGAGCGAATCGCTCTAAGGATCCTCGCAAAGAATGCCCGCGTTACAAGCTTGGATGAACTCGGATTCAGAGACGAAAATCTTATCAAGGTCCGCAATTTGCTTCGTCGCCCTAACGGTTTGTTCATCGTTACCGGACCTACCGGTTCAGGGAAAACAACGACAACATATGCAGCGGTAAACGATATCCAAAGTGTTGAAAAAAATATTTTTACGGTCGAAAATCCGGTAGAGTATAAACTAGACTTCGCTTCTCAGGTAAGCACTTCATCCGATAAGACTTTCACATACGTCGATGCTCTTCGCGCCATTCTGCGGCAGAATCCCAATATCATTATGCTCGGCGAAATTCGTGAGGCAGAAACAGGCATCGTAGCTGCAGAAGCGGCACTTACCGGTAATCTCGTATTAAGTACGATATTATCCGATAGTGCAATCGGTGCAATCTTCCGGTTAATAAGTATCGGCGTACCGCCATATTGGCTCGCATCCACTTTAATAGGCGCGGTGTATCAACAACTTATTCGTAAAATTTGCCCAGCATGTAAAGAAGAATATCAACCGACCAGCGCGAACGATTTATCATTTGTCAACATGCATGCAGCCGGAGCTAAATTCTATCATGGTAAAGGATGCGAAAAATGCGATAACTCCGGATACTATGGACGATCAGCCATTCAAGAAGTCCTCGTACTTAACGACCAAATGCGCGATTTGATCTATCAACATGCTTCAATTTTAAAAATCAAAGAATCTGCACGCACGTCCGGTTTTGAAAGTGTTTTTCAAGACGGTATTCATAAAGTTAAAGCCGGGATTACAACAATTTCTGAATTTTACCGCGCTCTCGGCTAA
- a CDS encoding response regulator, with protein MIEKKRLLIVDDEPDLRMLLNHVLAGAGYEVSEACDGEEAINALKFGGYHLVLLDIQMPNVNGIQVLKYLQEHAPNIKAIMLTGYADLKHAMEAKEFGAKDFIGKPYKIEDILSTVERVLQEN; from the coding sequence GTGATAGAGAAAAAACGACTTCTAATTGTAGATGATGAACCCGATTTACGAATGTTATTAAACCATGTGCTTGCCGGAGCCGGTTATGAAGTGTCTGAAGCTTGTGATGGTGAAGAAGCCATTAATGCGCTTAAGTTCGGAGGTTACCATCTCGTTCTCCTTGATATTCAAATGCCGAACGTCAACGGGATACAGGTTTTAAAATATTTACAGGAACACGCACCCAATATTAAAGCTATCATGCTCACCGGGTATGCCGACTTAAAACATGCCATGGAAGCGAAAGAATTCGGAGCGAAAGATTTTATCGGCAAGCCATACAAAATTGAAGATATATTATCTACAGTAGAACGAGTTCTCCAAGAAAATTGA